A stretch of the Flavobacterium sp. 5 genome encodes the following:
- a CDS encoding transglycosylase domain-containing protein, giving the protein MKTNKQKFLLASKIFGIVIALLLIGFLLFRDELLDQAIDKASTTMKLEYNSDFAIKEASFDGVSGIELKEITLAPHNLDTIFKIQRIKTSVNLWKLLVGDVQLGTLEIKNGYVQLTKKGKIKNFGAFLKRDKNEPKSDKKRDYAEFAYRIISKVLNLVPTDMTLENLVFKIDDNGKKATVNFKKLTLFETKLESAIEVQTNTFAQRWRINGMADPRNKKGDLRFFNIDTGAIKVPYFDERYNLKMSFDSIRFNIQNIDMSGGELHLDGYSSIANLKMNHKRIANKDVIIKNARFDYRFLLGSDFISIDSSSIFQFNKIKLHPYLSYNTEEDTVYKFKVNIPKMKAQDFISSLPDGLFTHFQGMEATGNFDYKLNFMFNKNKPSTIVFTSNIYKENLKITKYGNVNLGKLNGEFTYRAIDNGVPQRPIFVGTSNPYYTPLDQISPYLQKCVLTSEDPSFMSHHGFINEAFKQSILKNIRTKKFSRGASTISMQLVKNVFLTREKTLSRKLEEILLVYIIENNRITSKQRMLEVYFNIIEWGPNVYGIGEAAEFYFQKKPADLNVSECLYLATIIPKPKKFMWQFDQEGFQKSYATQHQVFLRNLMFRRGLLIPEDTVGLSPSVTLLGRAHSLLNIKVKDTTAIDSTAVKEEFDF; this is encoded by the coding sequence ATGAAAACTAACAAACAAAAGTTCCTGCTTGCTTCCAAAATATTTGGAATTGTTATTGCTTTACTCCTAATTGGTTTTCTATTGTTTAGAGATGAACTTTTAGATCAAGCTATAGATAAAGCTTCAACTACGATGAAACTTGAATACAACAGTGATTTTGCAATAAAGGAAGCATCATTTGATGGAGTTTCGGGAATAGAATTAAAAGAAATCACACTTGCTCCACACAACTTAGACACTATTTTTAAAATTCAACGCATCAAAACGAGTGTTAATTTATGGAAATTATTAGTTGGCGATGTACAATTAGGAACGTTAGAAATAAAAAATGGTTATGTTCAACTGACCAAAAAAGGAAAAATCAAAAACTTTGGTGCTTTCTTGAAAAGAGATAAAAATGAACCAAAATCCGATAAAAAAAGAGATTATGCTGAATTTGCCTATCGTATAATATCCAAAGTACTCAATCTTGTACCAACAGATATGACGCTTGAAAATTTAGTATTCAAGATAGATGATAATGGCAAAAAAGCAACTGTAAATTTTAAAAAATTAACTTTGTTTGAAACCAAATTAGAATCGGCTATCGAGGTTCAAACTAATACATTTGCACAAAGATGGAGAATTAACGGAATGGCTGATCCAAGAAACAAAAAAGGAGATTTGCGTTTTTTCAACATTGACACTGGCGCTATTAAAGTTCCTTATTTCGATGAACGTTACAATCTAAAAATGAGTTTCGACTCCATCCGGTTCAATATCCAAAATATTGACATGAGTGGTGGTGAATTGCATTTGGACGGTTACTCCTCAATCGCCAACTTAAAAATGAACCATAAAAGAATTGCTAATAAAGATGTTATCATCAAAAATGCAAGATTTGATTATCGCTTCTTATTAGGTTCCGACTTTATTTCTATTGACAGCAGCTCTATTTTTCAATTCAATAAAATCAAATTACATCCTTATCTATCCTACAATACAGAAGAAGATACCGTTTATAAATTCAAAGTAAACATTCCAAAAATGAAAGCTCAGGACTTTATAAGTTCTCTTCCAGATGGGTTATTTACCCATTTTCAAGGTATGGAAGCCACTGGGAATTTTGATTATAAATTAAACTTCATGTTTAATAAAAATAAGCCGAGTACTATTGTCTTTACTAGTAATATCTATAAGGAAAATTTAAAAATCACTAAATACGGCAACGTAAATCTGGGTAAATTAAACGGTGAATTCACTTACCGAGCAATTGATAATGGTGTCCCACAACGTCCTATTTTTGTCGGTACAAGTAATCCATATTATACTCCGTTAGACCAAATTTCTCCTTATTTACAAAAATGTGTTTTAACCTCAGAGGACCCTTCTTTTATGTCACATCATGGTTTTATAAATGAAGCTTTCAAGCAGTCAATTCTTAAAAACATACGTACAAAAAAGTTCTCTCGTGGCGCTAGTACAATAAGTATGCAATTGGTTAAAAATGTGTTTCTTACCCGAGAAAAAACCTTATCCCGAAAGCTAGAGGAAATTCTTTTGGTATACATTATTGAAAACAATAGAATTACCAGCAAACAACGTATGTTGGAAGTATATTTTAACATTATCGAATGGGGACCAAATGTATATGGAATTGGAGAAGCTGCCGAATTCTATTTCCAGAAAAAACCAGCTGATTTGAATGTGAGTGAATGTTTGTATTTAGCTACCATAATACCAAAACCTAAGAAATTCATGTGGCAATTTGACCAGGAAGGTTTTCAAAAATCGTATGCTACTCAACACCAAGTTTTCTTAAGAAACTTAATGTTCCGTCGTGGTTTATTGATTCCTGAAGACACTGTTGGCCTTTCTCCATCAGTTACACTATTAGGACGTGCTCATTCATTATTAAACATCAAAGTAAAAGACACAACTGCTATAGATTCTACTGCAGTAAAAGAAGAGTTTGATTTTTGA
- a CDS encoding LytTR family DNA-binding domain-containing protein, with protein sequence MSFLKIKSVIVEDELAAREVLKNYLSKYCPQVEVIGEAQNIKEAVPLLHELQPQLVFLDVEMPFGNAFDVLEACKDLHFETIFVTAFSEYSLKALNQSAAYYLLKPISIEELIVAVNKVHHQILNYEIFNRNKIIVENFKESKPEKQQVILPTLEGFEVVKMEDIVRLRGNGNFTDLYLQNGNKKMVCRFLKHFSEILPLPFLRVHKSHIINLNCVKSYNKGGVITLNDDTEIEVSPTYKEDFLKNFK encoded by the coding sequence ATGAGTTTTCTAAAGATAAAAAGTGTTATTGTCGAAGATGAATTGGCGGCTCGTGAAGTACTCAAGAATTATTTGAGTAAATATTGTCCGCAGGTTGAAGTTATCGGAGAAGCCCAAAATATAAAAGAAGCAGTTCCGTTGCTGCACGAATTACAGCCGCAATTGGTTTTTCTAGATGTCGAAATGCCTTTTGGAAACGCTTTTGATGTTTTGGAGGCTTGTAAGGATTTGCATTTTGAAACTATTTTTGTAACTGCTTTTTCGGAATATTCTTTGAAAGCCTTAAATCAAAGTGCAGCGTATTATTTGCTAAAACCCATTAGCATTGAAGAGCTAATTGTTGCTGTAAACAAAGTACATCATCAAATTTTGAATTACGAGATTTTTAATAGAAACAAAATTATAGTTGAAAATTTTAAGGAATCCAAACCCGAAAAGCAACAGGTGATTTTGCCAACACTCGAAGGTTTTGAAGTGGTTAAAATGGAAGATATCGTTCGTCTTCGCGGCAACGGGAATTTCACCGATTTATACCTTCAAAACGGAAATAAGAAAATGGTTTGTCGTTTTCTAAAGCATTTCTCGGAAATCTTGCCTCTGCCTTTTTTACGAGTTCACAAATCTCATATTATCAATTTAAATTGCGTTAAATCATATAATAAAGGGGGTGTAATCACTTTAAATGATGATACGGAAATAGAAGTTTCTCCAACTTATAAAGAGGATTTCTTGAAGAATTTTAAGTAA
- a CDS encoding histidine kinase, which produces MRLKGKFFTLLILVLLSPFMVIAQDSISKKKAMPVSKISKASNDLKKSLEVNDEAQIAQNYERLANEFLGKGDKSKAEEYFKKAIASYTKLKLVDDKTRVTRSLAKVQESQKDYDSAIKNYEVAGSMAEDKSVEKINTNDANRLRSVASPVVQEGYLNSNIKLLKKENKSEEVSDAFIQKAENSLQQKNKEVAIESYKQAIAYAKGKPASIIKINNEIAKVYASDNQFDKAIVINEKLLAAAKTKQDFYTQIKQLQSLSTLYFQKEEPNKAIVALKEAFTLALQKGNSAEAKSSLISLTQYYNKKGKNKESLVLYDQFLQNFDQLIQSDTTLIDVKTFQVSEDKIRQLEKEKSLKDELITRKNTFNYFLLGSIGLLLLFFAWIVKSLFAIKTKNKEIALQSLRREMNPHFIFNSLNSVNQFISENKELEANKYLTSYSNLMRNTMENSNKDFVTLDNELEQLKKYLELEHLRFQDKFDFKISVDQELDPERTLIPNMIIQPHLENAIWHGLRYLDDKGLLLLQFELVKGKVIIRIDDNGIGLTKSKELKTINQKAHESRGMSNTKERISLLNELYKKNISFKIFEKTVPERGTIVEINCPLIDKIG; this is translated from the coding sequence ATGCGTTTAAAAGGCAAATTTTTTACTTTATTAATACTGGTTCTGTTATCTCCTTTTATGGTTATAGCGCAGGATTCTATATCTAAAAAGAAAGCGATGCCCGTTTCTAAGATAAGTAAGGCGAGTAATGATTTAAAAAAATCTTTAGAAGTAAATGACGAGGCTCAAATTGCTCAAAATTATGAACGATTAGCGAATGAATTTCTTGGTAAAGGAGATAAAAGCAAAGCCGAAGAATATTTTAAAAAAGCAATTGCAAGCTACACTAAATTAAAGTTGGTTGACGATAAAACACGTGTCACCCGAAGTCTGGCCAAAGTGCAGGAATCTCAAAAAGATTACGATTCGGCAATTAAGAATTATGAAGTGGCGGGCTCAATGGCCGAAGATAAAAGTGTCGAAAAAATCAATACAAACGATGCGAATCGATTACGATCAGTAGCAAGTCCAGTTGTTCAAGAAGGTTATTTGAATTCGAATATAAAATTGCTCAAAAAGGAAAATAAAAGTGAAGAGGTTTCGGATGCATTTATTCAAAAAGCTGAAAATTCTTTGCAGCAAAAAAATAAAGAAGTTGCGATAGAAAGTTACAAGCAAGCTATCGCTTACGCAAAAGGAAAGCCGGCAAGTATTATCAAGATTAATAATGAAATTGCCAAAGTTTACGCTTCAGACAATCAGTTTGATAAAGCTATAGTTATCAATGAAAAACTTTTGGCGGCAGCCAAAACGAAACAGGATTTCTATACACAAATCAAGCAATTGCAATCTCTTTCTACTCTGTATTTTCAAAAAGAAGAACCAAACAAAGCTATTGTTGCTTTGAAAGAGGCTTTTACATTAGCATTACAAAAGGGAAATTCTGCTGAAGCCAAATCGAGTTTAATTTCTTTGACTCAGTATTATAATAAAAAAGGAAAAAACAAAGAAAGTTTGGTTTTATACGACCAATTTCTTCAAAATTTCGATCAATTAATCCAATCCGATACTACTTTGATTGATGTCAAAACATTTCAGGTGAGTGAGGATAAAATTCGCCAATTAGAAAAAGAAAAATCGTTGAAAGATGAGTTAATCACAAGGAAAAATACTTTCAATTATTTTTTATTGGGTTCGATAGGATTGCTTTTACTGTTTTTTGCGTGGATTGTAAAATCACTTTTCGCAATTAAAACCAAGAATAAAGAAATCGCTTTACAATCGTTGCGCAGAGAAATGAATCCTCATTTTATTTTTAACAGTCTCAATAGCGTTAACCAATTTATTTCTGAAAATAAGGAACTTGAAGCCAATAAATACCTGACTTCGTACTCTAATTTGATGCGAAATACTATGGAGAATTCAAATAAGGATTTCGTTACATTGGATAACGAATTGGAGCAATTGAAAAAATATTTAGAATTGGAACATCTGCGTTTTCAGGATAAATTTGATTTCAAAATTAGTGTTGATCAGGAATTGGATCCCGAAAGAACTTTAATTCCTAATATGATTATTCAGCCACATTTGGAAAATGCTATTTGGCACGGATTACGCTATTTAGATGATAAAGGATTGCTGTTGCTCCAATTTGAGCTAGTCAAAGGAAAAGTGATTATTCGTATTGATGATAATGGGATTGGACTAACGAAAAGTAAAGAGTTGAAAACGATTAATCAAAAAGCACACGAATCTCGCGGAATGAGTAATACGAAAGAGCGTATCAGTTTGTTGAATGAGTTGTACAAGAAGAATATTTCTTTTAAAATTTTTGAAAAAACTGTGCCAGAAAGAGGAACAATTGTTGAAATTAATTGTCCATTAATTGATAAAATAGGATGA
- a CDS encoding VWA domain-containing protein, which produces MKTTLFISALLATTISFASCNNSNAKPIERVNTEKPKKEDSNNKIQVALLLDTSNSMDGLIDQAKSRLWNIVNTLTTLKYSGKNPDIEIALYEYGNDGLAQQSNYIRQVTPLTSDLDLISEKLFALRTNGGNEYCGAVIQDATKKLQWGKENNNMKLIYIAGNEAFNQGGINYKEAINDALKNDIYVNTIFCGSSIEGINTFWKDGADYGKGKYFNIDSNQSIQYVSTPYDDEISKCNVKINTTYIGYGAKGSSKKMNQETQDKNARGVSSANYAERAVSKSKAVYKNESWDLVDRVKQDPKAIAKIKKEELPTELQNKSEAELEVIITQKTKERETIQKEIGELGKKRQQYIDAESKKTKSQDDLGKAINTSIVALAKVKGYTVEK; this is translated from the coding sequence ATGAAAACGACACTATTTATCTCAGCACTTTTAGCAACAACAATTTCATTTGCAAGCTGCAACAATTCGAATGCAAAACCTATAGAAAGAGTGAATACTGAAAAACCTAAAAAAGAAGACAGCAACAACAAAATCCAGGTTGCGCTTTTACTAGACACTTCCAATAGTATGGATGGATTAATTGATCAGGCCAAATCCAGACTTTGGAATATTGTAAACACACTTACAACACTTAAATATTCGGGTAAAAATCCCGATATCGAAATTGCTTTATATGAATATGGCAACGATGGTTTGGCACAACAATCCAATTATATCCGACAAGTAACGCCACTTACGTCTGACTTGGACTTAATTTCCGAAAAACTATTTGCTTTAAGAACCAATGGTGGCAATGAATATTGTGGTGCTGTGATTCAAGATGCGACAAAAAAATTGCAATGGGGAAAAGAAAACAACAACATGAAACTCATTTATATTGCGGGAAATGAGGCCTTCAATCAAGGAGGAATAAATTACAAAGAAGCCATAAACGATGCCCTGAAAAACGATATTTATGTGAATACCATCTTTTGCGGAAGCAGTATAGAAGGGATTAATACTTTTTGGAAAGATGGAGCCGATTATGGAAAGGGGAAATACTTCAACATTGATTCTAATCAATCTATACAATACGTATCAACGCCTTATGACGATGAAATATCTAAATGCAATGTAAAGATAAACACCACTTATATTGGCTATGGAGCAAAGGGTTCTTCTAAAAAAATGAACCAAGAAACACAAGACAAAAATGCAAGAGGTGTTTCGTCTGCCAATTATGCCGAACGTGCCGTAAGTAAATCCAAAGCAGTTTACAAAAATGAAAGCTGGGATTTAGTAGATCGAGTAAAACAAGACCCAAAAGCGATTGCAAAAATCAAAAAAGAAGAGCTACCTACTGAACTTCAAAACAAATCCGAAGCCGAATTGGAAGTAATTATTACTCAAAAAACCAAGGAAAGAGAAACTATTCAAAAAGAAATTGGGGAATTAGGTAAAAAACGCCAACAATATATCGATGCCGAATCCAAAAAAACGAAATCACAGGACGATTTGGGGAAAGCAATCAACACTTCAATTGTCGCTTTGGCTAAAGTGAAAGGCTATACTGTAGAGAAATAA
- a CDS encoding DUF4139 domain-containing protein, with product MKKIYFHFAILISAFSFAQKPIFVTAKVKAATVYFNAAEISQTANVNLPLGTSEIVIKNVAVDLNENSVQIGAPASLTVLSVQFTNDYVSEYEIDLKSPALKRVRDSIILVQKELLKVGNAKNSENKTLQLLDKNQQVSGVNSGLNVMELMKMVDYYKAKQTEIANTINTLNEKEQKLNETLQKLNNKLEVDTSKEEKTSSGKLIIQVMNNLAGAIPLDITYLSNNASWTPFYDLRTESVTAPIQMMYKAQVVQNTGIDWKKVKLTLSSGMPNQNNQAPLLSSWFLNYRTNNQLQEVVVTGYGVKKKGMLNQLQGRVAGVQIEQDKSAGYLSAPIISESSVSDYTTVAENQLNISFDIDIPYDILSNGKTHSVSLKEIKLPASYKYYAVPKAEKDAFLLAQIADYSKYNLLRGEANIIFEGMYVGKTFIEPNQTSDTLSLSMGRDKKVTIKREKVVDQSGTKFLSSKKEQTFTFDITVRNNKKEAIEMMLKDQYPLSANKDIEIELLQSDNAKVNTESGILTWQLQMKPNETKKIRISYKIRYPKDQVIDNL from the coding sequence ATGAAAAAAATTTATTTCCACTTTGCGATATTGATTTCGGCATTTAGCTTTGCACAGAAACCAATTTTTGTTACTGCCAAAGTAAAAGCAGCAACTGTTTATTTCAACGCTGCCGAAATCTCTCAAACAGCCAATGTAAATCTGCCTTTAGGCACTAGTGAGATTGTGATCAAAAATGTTGCCGTGGATTTAAATGAAAATTCGGTACAGATAGGTGCACCAGCATCATTAACGGTTCTTTCTGTTCAATTTACCAATGACTACGTTTCGGAATACGAAATTGATCTCAAATCACCTGCTTTAAAAAGAGTAAGAGATAGTATTATTTTGGTACAAAAAGAACTTTTGAAAGTGGGTAATGCTAAAAATTCCGAAAACAAAACACTGCAACTTCTTGACAAGAACCAACAAGTTTCAGGAGTGAATTCAGGCTTAAATGTGATGGAATTAATGAAAATGGTTGATTATTATAAAGCCAAACAAACTGAAATTGCAAATACTATTAATACTTTGAATGAAAAAGAACAAAAACTGAATGAAACACTTCAGAAGCTAAACAATAAACTCGAAGTTGATACGAGTAAAGAAGAGAAAACTTCGTCTGGAAAATTAATTATTCAAGTGATGAATAATTTGGCTGGTGCAATCCCACTAGACATTACCTATTTGTCCAATAATGCTTCATGGACTCCTTTCTACGATTTGAGAACAGAAAGTGTAACAGCTCCAATCCAAATGATGTATAAAGCTCAAGTAGTTCAAAACACAGGAATCGATTGGAAAAAAGTAAAATTAACGTTATCAAGTGGAATGCCAAATCAAAACAATCAGGCACCTCTGTTAAGTTCATGGTTTTTAAACTATAGAACAAATAATCAATTGCAAGAAGTAGTTGTAACGGGCTATGGTGTTAAGAAAAAAGGAATGCTAAATCAATTACAAGGTAGAGTTGCTGGCGTTCAAATTGAACAAGATAAATCTGCTGGCTATTTATCTGCCCCAATAATATCTGAATCATCGGTTTCTGATTATACTACTGTAGCCGAAAACCAATTAAACATTTCTTTTGACATCGACATTCCTTATGATATTTTATCAAATGGTAAAACACATAGTGTCTCACTAAAAGAAATTAAACTTCCTGCTTCATATAAATATTATGCGGTTCCAAAAGCAGAAAAAGATGCTTTTTTACTAGCTCAAATTGCCGATTACAGTAAATACAATCTATTAAGAGGTGAAGCCAATATTATTTTTGAAGGCATGTATGTAGGCAAAACATTTATCGAACCGAACCAAACCAGCGACACTTTGAGTTTGAGTATGGGCCGTGATAAAAAAGTAACTATCAAACGAGAAAAAGTAGTGGATCAATCAGGTACAAAATTTTTATCTTCCAAAAAAGAGCAGACTTTCACCTTTGATATCACGGTAAGAAACAATAAAAAAGAAGCCATTGAAATGATGCTGAAAGACCAATATCCATTGAGTGCTAATAAAGATATTGAAATTGAATTACTGCAAAGTGACAATGCCAAAGTAAACACAGAATCAGGAATCCTTACTTGGCAATTGCAAATGAAACCAAATGAGACCAAAAAAATTAGAATTAGCTACAAAATACGATATCCAAAAGATCAGGTTATAGATAATTTATAA
- a CDS encoding sorbosone dehydrogenase family protein, with translation MKIVALLLLISFSDSYSQTIGLQTFASGFTRPLEITNSNDSRLFVVEQGGLIKILNSDGTTNPNPFLNISSLISNSGEKGLLGLAFHPNYNTNGIFYINYINLNGNTVIAKYTVDSENPNIANASSGSILLTITQPYANHNGGTLKFGPDGYLYIGMGDGGSGGDPENRAQNVNELLGKMLRIDVNSGTPYSIPADNPYLGIAGADEIWAIGLRNPWKFSFDKKLGNLWIADVGQDNVEEINTVAATQSKLNYGWRCYEGETAYNTANCPSQAVMKFPLKTINHSTGACSITGGYVYNGTTYPNFKGLYFFTDYCDPKIGMMTASGTVTYSEAFSGNNFSTFGENNNGELYVASINNGTIFKIIDNSLGLDTNPISQFKIYPNPTKSEVIIQKSSKNYPSEISIFDLSGKLLLQQKMENKIENSIKTNNLSQGYYLITIKNDEGQLSTQRLIIK, from the coding sequence ATGAAAATAGTTGCATTATTGTTGTTGATTTCTTTTAGTGATTCCTATTCACAGACAATAGGACTTCAAACTTTCGCATCTGGCTTTACAAGACCTTTAGAAATTACAAATTCCAATGACAGTCGATTATTCGTAGTAGAACAAGGCGGATTAATAAAAATTTTAAATTCAGACGGGACTACCAATCCAAACCCTTTTCTCAATATTTCAAGTTTAATAAGTAATAGCGGTGAAAAGGGATTACTTGGTTTAGCTTTTCATCCCAATTATAACACTAATGGTATTTTCTACATCAATTATATCAATCTAAATGGAAATACTGTAATTGCCAAATATACCGTAGATTCTGAGAATCCTAATATAGCAAATGCATCCAGCGGAAGTATTCTTTTGACCATTACACAACCTTATGCAAACCACAATGGAGGCACTTTAAAATTTGGACCAGATGGCTATTTGTATATTGGCATGGGCGATGGTGGTAGCGGCGGAGATCCAGAAAACAGAGCACAAAACGTAAATGAATTATTAGGAAAGATGCTTCGTATAGATGTCAATTCAGGAACTCCATACAGCATTCCTGCAGACAATCCCTACCTAGGTATTGCTGGTGCCGATGAAATTTGGGCTATTGGTCTTCGAAATCCCTGGAAATTTTCTTTTGATAAAAAACTAGGGAATTTATGGATTGCTGACGTTGGACAGGATAACGTTGAAGAAATAAATACTGTAGCTGCTACACAATCCAAATTAAACTATGGCTGGAGGTGTTATGAAGGTGAAACTGCATACAATACTGCTAACTGTCCTTCACAAGCAGTAATGAAATTTCCATTGAAGACAATAAACCATTCTACTGGAGCCTGCTCTATTACTGGAGGGTATGTCTATAACGGAACAACCTATCCAAATTTCAAGGGATTGTATTTCTTCACGGATTATTGTGACCCAAAAATAGGCATGATGACTGCAAGCGGGACTGTTACTTACTCTGAGGCATTTTCAGGAAACAATTTCTCAACTTTTGGAGAAAACAACAATGGTGAACTATATGTTGCTTCCATAAATAATGGTACAATTTTCAAAATTATTGACAACTCATTAGGTTTAGATACTAATCCTATTTCACAATTTAAAATTTACCCTAATCCGACAAAATCGGAAGTTATCATTCAAAAATCAAGCAAAAATTATCCTAGCGAAATTTCTATTTTTGATTTGAGTGGCAAACTACTGCTTCAACAAAAGATGGAAAACAAGATCGAAAATAGTATCAAAACAAATAATCTATCTCAAGGGTACTATCTGATAACAATTAAAAATGACGAAGGACAACTTTCAACTCAGCGATTAATTATCAAATAA
- a CDS encoding gluconate:H+ symporter, with product MSLLILIASILLLLILISGVKVNAFIALTITAFFTGILKSMPFTDLINSIQQGIGSTLGSLIFIIAFGVILGNLLSDSGAAQRISSVMIRSFGIKHIKWAMVITGFSVGISMFYNAGFIILIPMVFAVAKSTKQPIIYLGIAMASALSITHGFLPPHPGPTAIAVIFKANIGKTLLYGLMIAVPALFTAGIVFPEFIKKINAFPPKGLFESKTFTEAEMPSFKISLLTALVPVFLMATATFSELLISEENSIRPILIFIGNPTSSMLIAILFAICTLGLFRGRKMQDIMDKSSTALSSATMIILIIAAGGAFKQVLIDSGIGTDLSHFFEKSSLSPLVLGWLIATIIRIALGSATVAGLTAAGIVQPLVIASGVSPELMVLSVGAGSLMCSHVNDTGFWMFKEYFGISVSDTFKTWTVMETIIGVMGLIGVLILNIWIK from the coding sequence ATGTCCTTATTAATCCTAATTGCAAGTATTCTATTATTATTGATTTTAATTTCCGGCGTCAAAGTCAATGCCTTTATTGCATTAACTATTACTGCATTTTTCACAGGAATTTTAAAAAGCATGCCTTTTACCGATTTAATAAACTCCATACAACAAGGTATTGGCAGTACATTGGGATCTCTGATTTTTATTATAGCATTTGGTGTTATTTTAGGAAACCTGCTTTCGGACAGTGGAGCTGCCCAGCGAATAAGTTCAGTAATGATTCGATCTTTTGGCATTAAACATATCAAATGGGCGATGGTGATTACGGGTTTTTCTGTGGGAATTTCGATGTTTTACAATGCAGGCTTTATTATTTTGATTCCAATGGTTTTTGCAGTAGCCAAAAGCACAAAACAACCTATTATTTATCTAGGTATTGCAATGGCTTCAGCACTTTCTATAACACACGGTTTTTTACCACCACACCCAGGACCAACAGCTATTGCAGTAATTTTCAAAGCAAATATTGGTAAAACACTTCTTTATGGATTAATGATTGCTGTTCCTGCATTATTCACAGCTGGAATTGTTTTTCCAGAATTCATAAAAAAAATCAATGCTTTTCCTCCAAAAGGATTATTTGAAAGCAAAACATTTACTGAAGCCGAAATGCCTTCTTTTAAAATTAGCCTCTTAACAGCATTAGTTCCTGTATTTTTAATGGCAACTGCTACGTTCAGTGAACTGTTGATATCCGAAGAAAACTCCATACGTCCTATTTTAATTTTTATAGGAAACCCGACCTCTTCAATGTTAATTGCTATCCTTTTTGCAATATGCACATTAGGTCTTTTTCGCGGTAGAAAAATGCAGGACATTATGGATAAATCAAGCACAGCATTAAGTTCAGCTACAATGATAATTTTGATAATTGCTGCTGGTGGTGCTTTTAAACAGGTCTTAATAGATAGTGGAATTGGAACAGATTTAAGTCATTTTTTTGAAAAATCTTCTCTTTCTCCTTTGGTTTTAGGATGGTTGATTGCTACAATAATACGAATCGCTTTAGGTTCTGCAACTGTTGCCGGATTAACAGCTGCAGGCATTGTCCAGCCTTTAGTAATAGCTTCGGGTGTAAGTCCTGAATTAATGGTACTTTCGGTAGGTGCAGGAAGTTTAATGTGTTCTCATGTTAATGATACGGGTTTTTGGATGTTCAAAGAGTATTTTGGTATCAGCGTATCTGATACATTTAAAACGTGGACAGTTATGGAAACAATTATTGGAGTTATGGGATTAATAGGCGTATTGATACTGAATATATGGATCAAATAA